The following are encoded together in the Adhaeribacter arboris genome:
- a CDS encoding toxin-antitoxin system YwqK family antitoxin: protein MRRFKLCLGLVGLFLIIETTSCSKRNYNVDAETAPLAAPKTGLFKRKIMEPVTTAAIDTTSPSLATTPVPDTVQLGTKKRKKHKRKKNEFLGYPVRRGYVKSGKGNRATVEKFSYLKEYIEPSVYAPAKYYYDTKRHRIFKARTIDPKRARIVHGPYKKMVGGKVVAEGYFYIGTRHLRWESYNKDGILLSKSHFEKGFPRDAVINYYDAGQKKMKEVIPYVNNKVEGDYVMFHQNGLLAWEGQYEKGKKVGIWIEFYDFRNRKHFEYQYPESADDEPFEAYVIKEYDRHGTVIYEKGKFDKRPKM, encoded by the coding sequence ATGCGCCGATTTAAATTATGTCTGGGATTAGTAGGTCTGTTTTTAATAATAGAAACTACTAGTTGCAGCAAACGCAATTATAACGTAGATGCCGAAACGGCACCTTTAGCAGCTCCTAAAACTGGTTTATTTAAAAGAAAAATAATGGAACCAGTAACTACCGCGGCTATTGATACGACTAGCCCTTCCTTGGCTACTACTCCTGTTCCGGATACAGTACAACTAGGCACCAAAAAGCGCAAGAAACACAAACGGAAAAAAAATGAATTTCTGGGTTATCCTGTTCGCAGAGGATATGTAAAATCCGGTAAAGGAAATAGAGCGACGGTAGAAAAGTTTTCGTATCTGAAGGAGTATATCGAACCAAGTGTATACGCTCCAGCCAAATACTATTACGATACCAAACGTCACCGCATTTTCAAAGCGCGTACCATCGACCCAAAAAGAGCCCGTATTGTGCATGGACCTTACAAGAAAATGGTAGGAGGGAAGGTAGTAGCCGAAGGTTATTTTTACATTGGTACCCGGCATTTGCGTTGGGAGTCGTACAACAAAGATGGTATTCTGCTAAGTAAATCGCATTTCGAGAAAGGTTTTCCGCGCGATGCCGTTATTAATTACTACGATGCCGGCCAGAAGAAAATGAAGGAAGTAATTCCTTACGTAAATAATAAGGTGGAAGGCGATTACGTAATGTTTCACCAAAATGGCTTATTAGCTTGGGAAGGTCAGTACGAGAAAGGCAAAAAAGTAGGCATTTGGATAGAATTTTATGATTTCCGGAACCGGAAACATTTTGAATACCAGTATCCCGAGTCAGCCGATGATGAGCCATTTGAAGCGTATGTAATTAAAGAATACGATCGGCACGGCACTGTTATCTACGAAAAAGGCAAGTTCGATAAACGGCCGAAAATGTAG
- a CDS encoding DUF4286 family protein, whose product MILYNVTINIDNTVAEDWLTWMKEVHIPEVMATTYFIKYQICKMLTEYEDNGGTTYAVQYFARHLADLEEFQRDFETELQEKHHARYLNKYVTFHSILEIMDC is encoded by the coding sequence ATGATTTTATATAATGTAACCATAAACATAGATAACACTGTTGCTGAGGATTGGCTAACGTGGATGAAGGAAGTGCATATACCCGAGGTAATGGCTACCACTTATTTTATCAAGTATCAAATTTGTAAAATGCTCACGGAGTACGAAGATAATGGCGGCACTACTTACGCCGTACAATACTTTGCCCGCCACTTGGCCGATTTAGAAGAATTTCAACGTGATTTTGAAACAGAGTTGCAAGAGAAACACCACGCCCGCTACCTGAATAAATATGTTACGTTTCATTCTATTCTGGAAATAATGGATTGTT
- a CDS encoding YraN family protein, which yields MAEHNRTGETGEKMAATYLIEQGFTILAQNYRYRRAEIDIIAQKATLLLFVEVKTRTSNHHGFPEEAITQKKIDLFLLAAEEFIHQLNWQYEIRFDIIAISGCPPAPFQIHHIEDAFH from the coding sequence ATGGCAGAACATAACCGTACCGGCGAAACCGGCGAAAAAATGGCCGCTACTTATTTAATAGAACAAGGCTTTACTATTTTGGCTCAAAATTATCGTTACCGACGGGCCGAAATTGATATTATTGCTCAAAAAGCAACCCTGTTACTATTTGTGGAAGTTAAAACGCGTACGAGCAACCACCATGGTTTCCCGGAAGAAGCTATCACCCAAAAGAAAATAGATTTGTTTTTATTGGCTGCCGAAGAATTTATTCACCAACTAAACTGGCAATACGAGATTCGGTTTGATATTATTGCTATCAGTGGCTGCCCGCCCGCACCTTTTCAAATTCATCATATTGAGGATGCATTTCATTAG
- a CDS encoding TonB-dependent receptor, producing MTKLFIYIFFVLGTVPALAQNTLSGKVVDQATQEPLIGATVYLPDLRKGAATNEVGSFQIRNLPRGRFLVQISYVGYVSAARTITLNGATTLDFPLAASATEINTVVITGVSASTEMRRNPVPTSVIEAAQLRQRSTSNIIDAIAHAPGISQISTGAAISKPVIRGLSANRVVTLNNGMRQEGQQWGDEHGIEIDEASVDRAEIVKGPGSIMYGSDAMAGVINFLAADPVEDGRIVGSVSAGYQTNNRLQAYSLFNAGNINGFNWQARLSSKQAGNYRNRYDGPVYNSGFNELNASGYIGLNKSWGFSHLNFSTFNQEVGLVEGERDANGNFLKLVPASDTSFTEQAVTPADLKGYHLDIPKQSINHRRVASQNNFIIGASRLNVNVDWQQNLRKEYGNILNESEKSLFFDLQTISYDAKYFLPEMHGWETTFGVSGMQQRNKNKGVEFLIPEYQMRDAGVFGFTRKTIGALNVSGGLRLDERWLTADALYLNEQDVPVSNPSDATTTKFAGFKTRFSNISGSIGSTYAFSEKVSAKVNTARGFRAPNISELAANGIHEGTIRYEVGNPDLNPETSFQVDVGLNVNTEHITLDISGFHNSVQQYIFAQKLESKLGGDSLSGDPNDLASTFKYVQGNAQLVGGEISLDIHPHPLDWLHFENSFSLVRAHQANQPDSTRNLPFIPAPRLQSEIRVNFKKAGQLFRNVYARLELEHNFRQNRFYSAFGTETATSAYSLVNGGLGTDITNGKRKLATFYITASNLFDVAYQNHLSRLKYAALNEATGRRGVYNMGRNFGVRLVIPVTFTSHR from the coding sequence ATGACAAAGCTCTTTATATATATATTTTTTGTTTTAGGAACAGTACCCGCTCTGGCTCAAAATACTTTATCCGGTAAAGTTGTGGACCAGGCTACTCAGGAGCCTTTAATTGGCGCTACCGTTTACCTGCCAGACCTTAGAAAAGGCGCTGCTACTAATGAGGTGGGTAGTTTTCAAATCAGGAATTTACCGCGTGGTCGGTTTTTGGTGCAAATCAGTTATGTAGGATACGTAAGTGCCGCGCGTACTATTACCCTTAATGGCGCCACCACACTTGATTTTCCGCTGGCTGCTTCCGCTACCGAAATAAATACCGTTGTTATTACAGGCGTATCAGCTTCCACGGAAATGCGTCGTAATCCAGTACCTACATCCGTTATAGAGGCAGCTCAACTTCGGCAGCGCTCCACCAGTAATATTATTGATGCTATTGCGCATGCCCCCGGCATTTCTCAAATTTCTACGGGAGCAGCTATTTCCAAACCGGTAATCCGGGGACTAAGCGCCAACCGCGTTGTAACGCTTAACAATGGCATGCGGCAAGAAGGGCAACAATGGGGCGATGAACACGGCATTGAAATCGACGAAGCATCCGTGGACCGGGCCGAGATTGTAAAAGGGCCGGGCAGCATTATGTACGGCTCCGATGCCATGGCTGGGGTGATTAACTTTCTGGCTGCCGATCCTGTAGAAGATGGCCGTATAGTAGGCAGTGTAAGTGCTGGTTATCAGACTAACAATCGATTGCAGGCTTATTCTTTATTTAACGCGGGTAATATAAATGGCTTTAACTGGCAGGCTCGTTTAAGTAGCAAGCAGGCCGGAAATTACCGCAACCGTTACGATGGACCCGTATATAACTCCGGCTTTAACGAATTAAATGCTAGCGGTTACATTGGCTTGAATAAAAGCTGGGGATTTTCACACTTAAACTTCAGTACATTTAATCAAGAAGTTGGTTTGGTAGAAGGGGAACGCGATGCCAATGGTAATTTCCTAAAATTAGTGCCTGCGTCTGATACCAGTTTTACAGAACAGGCTGTTACACCAGCCGACCTTAAAGGATACCACTTAGATATTCCAAAACAAAGCATTAACCATCGTCGGGTTGCTTCACAAAATAATTTTATTATTGGTGCTTCGCGACTAAACGTGAACGTAGACTGGCAGCAAAATTTACGCAAAGAATACGGCAACATTTTAAACGAGAGCGAAAAGTCTTTATTCTTCGATTTGCAAACTATTAGCTACGATGCCAAATATTTCCTACCCGAGATGCACGGCTGGGAAACCACTTTTGGTGTAAGCGGCATGCAGCAGCGAAACAAAAATAAAGGAGTTGAATTTTTAATTCCAGAATACCAGATGCGCGATGCCGGAGTATTTGGTTTTACCCGGAAAACAATTGGTGCTTTAAATGTAAGCGGCGGCTTGCGCCTGGACGAACGTTGGCTTACTGCCGATGCGCTTTATTTAAACGAACAAGACGTACCTGTATCTAACCCCTCTGATGCCACTACCACAAAATTTGCTGGCTTTAAAACCCGTTTCTCTAATATATCCGGTAGCATAGGTAGTACTTATGCCTTCTCCGAAAAAGTATCTGCTAAAGTAAATACTGCCCGGGGTTTTCGGGCTCCCAACATTTCAGAATTAGCGGCTAACGGTATTCACGAAGGTACTATCCGCTACGAAGTAGGCAATCCTGACTTAAATCCGGAAACCAGCTTTCAGGTAGATGTTGGCCTTAACGTAAACACCGAACATATAACATTGGACATAAGCGGCTTTCATAATTCTGTGCAACAATACATTTTTGCTCAAAAGCTGGAAAGCAAGTTAGGCGGCGACTCGCTCAGTGGCGACCCTAACGATTTGGCCTCTACTTTTAAATATGTACAAGGTAATGCCCAGCTAGTAGGTGGCGAGATAAGCCTGGATATACATCCGCATCCACTCGATTGGCTACATTTTGAAAATTCTTTCTCGCTGGTACGCGCCCATCAGGCGAACCAACCTGATTCTACCCGTAATCTACCTTTTATCCCTGCTCCCCGTTTGCAGTCTGAAATACGTGTTAACTTTAAGAAAGCCGGTCAACTGTTTCGTAATGTATATGCCCGCCTGGAGTTAGAACATAATTTCCGGCAGAACCGTTTTTACAGCGCCTTTGGCACTGAAACCGCAACTTCTGCTTATTCGCTGGTAAATGGTGGCTTAGGTACTGATATTACCAATGGTAAGCGTAAATTAGCTACCTTTTATATTACAGCCAGCAATCTGTTTGACGTAGCCTACCAAAACCATTTAAGTCGGTTAAAATACGCTGCTCTGAACGAGGCTACCGGCCGACGGGGAGTGTATAATATGGGGCGTAACTTTGGGGTCCGTTTAGTAATTCCCGTTACTTTTACCAGTCACCGTTAG
- the pgi gene encoding glucose-6-phosphate isomerase — translation MLQNINPVTTNAWRKLEQHYTIMKDNHMIDMFAVDPSRFSKFSLQFEEILFDFSKNIINDQTLETLLELANEAQLKDAIEQMFSGDKINLRENRAVLHIALRNRSNEPIYEDGEDVMPEINHVLEQIKIFSDKVISGQWLGYTGKPITHIVNIGIGGSDLGPYMVTEALKPYQKPHLQVHFVSNIDGTHIVETLKQVDSETTLFMIASKTFTTQETMTNAETAKSWFLEHAPSAAEVAKHFVAISTNLKAVKEFGIAEENMFVFWDWVGGRYSLWSSIGLSIACAIGYENYIQLLEGAHTMDKHFRMTHFEKNIPVLLALISIWYINFFGAQTEAILPYDQYMHRFPAYFQQGNMESNGKSVDRNGDRVTYQTGPVIWGEPGTNGQHAFYQLIHQGTQIIPCDFLAPAISHNPTGDHHVKLLSNFFAQTEALMNGKTLQEVIEELKNEGLNEDEIKELAPVKVFSGNKPTNSILFKILDPRTLGSLIAMYEHKIFVQGVIWNIFSFDQWGVELGKQLAKKVLPELQNTEEVTSHDSSTNGLINAYKNMCNQFFES, via the coding sequence ATGCTACAGAACATTAATCCGGTTACCACTAATGCTTGGAGAAAACTAGAGCAGCACTACACTATCATGAAAGATAATCACATGATAGATATGTTTGCCGTAGATCCCAGTCGTTTTTCTAAATTCTCGTTACAATTTGAAGAAATATTATTTGATTTTTCAAAAAATATTATCAATGATCAGACATTAGAAACGTTATTGGAGTTAGCCAACGAGGCACAGTTAAAAGATGCTATTGAGCAAATGTTTAGCGGCGATAAAATAAATCTGCGCGAGAACCGCGCGGTACTGCACATCGCTTTGCGTAACCGTTCGAACGAGCCGATTTACGAAGATGGCGAAGATGTAATGCCCGAAATAAATCATGTACTGGAGCAAATAAAAATCTTTTCAGATAAAGTAATCTCCGGTCAGTGGTTAGGTTACACGGGTAAACCCATTACGCATATAGTAAACATTGGTATTGGCGGTTCTGATTTAGGTCCTTACATGGTAACAGAAGCACTTAAGCCTTATCAGAAGCCCCATTTGCAAGTGCATTTTGTCTCGAACATAGATGGAACGCACATAGTGGAAACACTGAAGCAAGTAGACTCGGAAACTACCCTATTCATGATTGCTTCTAAAACCTTTACCACTCAAGAAACGATGACGAATGCCGAAACTGCTAAAAGCTGGTTTTTAGAGCATGCGCCTAGTGCCGCTGAAGTAGCCAAACATTTTGTGGCTATTTCTACTAACCTGAAAGCCGTTAAAGAGTTTGGGATAGCCGAAGAAAATATGTTTGTTTTCTGGGATTGGGTAGGAGGACGTTACTCGCTTTGGTCGTCTATTGGTTTATCTATTGCCTGTGCCATTGGTTACGAAAATTACATTCAATTACTGGAAGGTGCCCACACCATGGACAAGCATTTCCGGATGACGCATTTTGAGAAAAACATTCCGGTACTGCTAGCCTTAATTAGCATTTGGTATATTAACTTTTTTGGGGCTCAAACCGAAGCAATTTTACCTTACGATCAATACATGCACCGCTTTCCGGCCTATTTTCAGCAGGGAAACATGGAAAGCAATGGTAAGTCCGTTGACCGTAATGGCGACCGGGTAACTTACCAAACCGGACCGGTTATCTGGGGAGAACCTGGTACAAACGGGCAACATGCTTTTTATCAACTTATTCACCAAGGCACCCAAATTATTCCCTGCGATTTTTTAGCTCCGGCTATTAGCCACAATCCTACCGGCGATCATCACGTGAAATTGTTATCTAACTTCTTTGCGCAAACAGAGGCCTTAATGAATGGCAAAACCTTGCAGGAAGTAATAGAAGAGTTAAAAAATGAAGGCTTAAATGAGGATGAAATAAAAGAATTAGCACCGGTAAAGGTATTTTCAGGCAATAAACCAACAAATTCTATCTTATTTAAGATACTTGATCCACGTACGCTGGGTAGTTTAATTGCTATGTACGAGCATAAAATATTTGTGCAAGGCGTTATCTGGAATATATTTAGTTTTGATCAGTGGGGCGTGGAATTAGGTAAACAAC